Within Takifugu flavidus isolate HTHZ2018 chromosome 12, ASM371156v2, whole genome shotgun sequence, the genomic segment AGATAATTAACTCAGCATTTAACAAATCCAACTATCAATCCTTCACTATCTATTCACTCAAAGGCATTTTGGGATTTCTGCCCTTTGGGACAAATTGGAGAAGCAACTGACAATCAGGCTGCATCAAATCTGAGACGTTCCCCTCAACAGCGATCGGATCCAGGAAAACACATCTGTACTGTGGCTTTTTTCACCAATGGAGGATTTCCTGTTTATGCAGTTTCCTGATGCACAAACCTCAGTTTACATCATTTAGTAGCTTTAAAATGCAAGAAAACATTTCATTGTATGAAATGCTAAGGAGAGCTGGCGCagcaacctgcagcaggagagaaatAATAATGTACACATGCTGTGAGACCCACTGCAATTACATTCAAGTGAGTACAGGGAGCTGAATGTCTGAAATTTCACTCGGCGAAATTGCACCAATCGGGTGCAgcaatcattatttattttctcatcgACTGAATTTGAACTTAGATTTGCCTGGTGATAAAATACCAGAGAACGTCGATTTGAGTATGACGGAAGGAAAATGAAGAACCTTTTAGCGAGTGTGCAGGAAGCCGCATCATCAGTTTAAATGAAACTTTAACTCTTTTCTGAGGGCAAAATCAAGGCAAACACCCAGTCGAGCTGAATGAAGCCTCAAGATTCACTGACAGAGAGTCATCGGGGCAGGTTGCTGAGCAACAGGCAAAATAATCTGATTGTTGAACGTGATATTTGGGCCTCAGGAGCCTGCACTCATCAGTTTGGACTGAAGTTACTCTGAAATATTTGATTCCTGAGTTGACTGGCCGTTGAAGGCTTGTTATTAATTGAATCAACTGCAGCACTGTACAGCACTTACAGATGACATGCTTAAATTATGCTTTATCTCTGCTGAGTCTTCACAGATGACACATTTAAAACGTGACGTGGCGACCGTCGTTGGCGCCAACGCTCCGCTGCGGTCGAGCTATTAGACCAACTTAGAGACACTCAACATTAATTCTTTTTACTTTTGAAATAACTTTTGAGAGTTAATGAGTTTTATTCTCAGCATtaattcttttttattatttcatgagGATTATGTTGACACAGAAGTTCCAGATTAACTGTACACGTTACACAGAAACAAGACACATTAATCCTCCTGCACAGATGACAGTTATTTAGTGTGGAGAGGGAACACTGCACAACACTGGGAACAGAAGTATGCTAAAAATAAATAGTGTCCTTTACACAGACATTTAAAACTGTGTCTTTAGCACGTCCTCCTCTCTTGCCTGTTTCTGGGAATGCTGGTCTCATGTTCATCTTCCTGGAGTCATTGGTTACTAAAGTTTAATCAGATTTTCCTTCCAGCCTGCGACACAGGCGCCATTTACCTGGTCAACCTGAACTCAAGGGAAGGATAGCCTGAGCCAATGTTGGCTCTCACATGAAGTTGGCCATAGATCTGTTTATATGAGGACCAGAAAACATCAGCACCGATTTTCATAATGGAAGCCGTGGATTTGAAATTCCCAAAACCAACTGACAGAAAAGCAGAGGGCCCAGATGTTGTTTTAGCGAAGAGCTGTTGGTGACAAGGCTATGAATTAACTTTTGACATCCATTTAAAATTTGACATTTCAAAGACAATCATTACAACCACAAAGGCAAGGCACTGGCATGaagtgtttgtcttttcttaaGGAATCAACCATCCAGACTCAACTTTACACTTAAAAAATACAATACTATTACAGAAGGAAGTGTAAAATGGACTGTAAAATTATTGTCTTTACAAAATCTATCATAGACTAATGGGATTACACCAATAAACGCATGACAGCAGTTGCTAAAAAGACCAGTTTGTGCCATCAGCCCTCTACTATCTGGATTTTAATAACAGCATCAGTCTGTCAGTTGACTCACACTGGTGAAGCTGGTGAATCCCAGtcgttttttatttattttagaatgcaataaaataaaatttcaaTCCAAATATAAATCTGACACACATGTCCTTTCTATTTTGGCAACCCAACTCAAACTAACATTCCCATTCCCATCTATCTTGTATGAATCTCTGTGTTGTCCAGTTTATTTGCTCTGGGCAAGTTCTGAAGCATCACGGTCTGTTTAGCCTCTAATCCAGATATGGCAGATTAACAGAAACCTACAGAAAACTCTTCTAAACACCAAAGTAAAGTAAATGAATGCTTTAAAGTGACAAAATATTGTATAAACAGGAAACTATTGTGCagttgtcattttctttttggacATTATTATCATTGTTCTGCAGATTAGCTCCTAGATGATGCTCTGTCCACCACTGCCCTCCGGTAGATGGGACAGAAGTAGCCTTTCAGGTGGATGCGCACCTTGCTGTGCAACGAGGCGTAGATGAAGGGGTTGTAACATGCCGAGCTCATGGCCACGAGATGACAGCAGACCTGCAGGACATTGATGTACCGCTTCCCGATCATATGGAAGTCTGGGTCCAAGTCCAGCAACAGGTTCAGCACCTGCACGGCAACATGGAAAACCCTCCATCACACGCcggaatgtttttattttgttgatttgtCTTATCCTATGTCAATCAAGAGTTTGATGTGCTGAACTGGATCCTCGTTATTAACCTTCATACTGCTGAGTCAAGTATGTCAAGCTCCTGGGATATTCACATCTTGAATTCCTCAAAACACACACGTTTTGATCAAATGTACATCAGCTAATGTTCATGCAAAAGCTTTTGGAGTTGCCAGAAAAGTGCTCCATAAATTATGTTTTTCCCAGTTAAAGTGCTCATTAAGGTATATTTTCTTTAAGTGGGTTATGAATGGTGTAATTTAGCACTGGCATTTTCAAGGTTTGGTGACCTTTACGTTTAATAATGTATAAGAATAATGGTAAGATTATACGCCTCTGTGTGATATTGGCCTACTTTGTAATATAtaattagaaagaaaatcaacacTGACGGCTGTCTCTCCTGAATTTGCCGATAAGTGAATTTGCAGTAGCGAAGCAAGTGGTGTgtttgccaaaaaaaaacctggttTTATGCTGTCCTTCATACAATTTTCTTGGTTAATAGGCCTCTGGAGACAGAATCTATTTTCCACAGGGTGTCCAAGAAGACATTTATATCTAATTTTATGTAGCTCTTTATCACATCCATTAAGAGTGCGCTGAAATCCTCATCTATCAGACTTTTGCACGGCTCATTGTGGATGTAATGTTGATTTTgccagggggggaaaaaattgaTTCTGCTGATAATGATGCATCACAGCCAACATGTTGTGGTTGCCTGTGTTCAGAGAAAACCAGGTAAAACTCCGCTAAAATACTGTATGCCCGTTTTGTTTCAGTTTGGTCTGAAATGACTCACCTGCAGAGGTAACCAGCAAAGGGCAAACGCCAGCACGGAGGCAACTAGCAGAGAGAAGgttctctttctcttttggcTCCACTGCTGCTGGTTCCTGGAGGGCTCCCCAGGCACTGAGTAGCGTTTCAGGCTGATGGTAATGGCGCAGTAGGATATGCTGGCTGATAACAGCGGGACCATGTAGGAGGCTATGAGTATGAAGCAGGAATAAAGCAGCCTCAAATTGCTGTTTTTTGGCCAGAATTCCTCACACACCACCAGATCAATTCCACTGGGTCTCAGGTCCACGTAGACAGTGTAAAAGGATGGTGGTGCAGCCAGGGCAAGAGATAAGAGCCAGATACCTAGGGCGACGGTGCCACAACCCCATGCAGTGATTCTTTTCCGCACAGGGTGAgctgaaacagaaagaaaatatttgACTACTTTAAACACATTCTATTTAGCAtcaaatgtttaaaagtctCTCATCTGAATATCCTACCTACAACCACATAGCGGTCCACGGCAATGGCTGTGAGTGAAAGCACTGAGGCAAACACCGTGGCACACTGTAGCAGGGGCACCATGTGACACATGGTCTTCCCAAAAGCCCAGCCATGGCTGTCGAACGCATAAGACACCGTCAGTGGAACACaactcaaacacatcagcaggtCCCCAGCGGCTAAGTTACCGATGAAAAAGTTGGTGGCATTGTGGAGTTTTTTTTCCGCCAGAATGCAAACCAACAAGAAGGAGTTCCCCACGCCAGCCACCACCACTATGAGGCAGTAGAGAGGCAAGAAGACCGATTTGAAACGCAGGAGCAGCTCCATGCCGACAAACGTGTCCAGGGGGTCGCTCCGGTTGACTCCTTGGGTTTTGAGGTGCTCTAGTTTTTCCAGTCCCATTTCTTCAGTGGTGTTGCTGGTCAGAGTGAAATTCTCACCCACGATATCCATTCTTCCCCTGGTCAAACTTGAGGGAGAGCTTGAATTGAGCAGGAATGTATGTTAATACCCAACAATAACAaccatttaaaagcaaaatccCTCACTCATCACTGCATTCTTTCTGTAAAGCCTCGCTAGGTAAATGTCCCAAGCCATCTCAGcaccctcctctctgctcgGGTCTTTGCCCTCAATTTTTTCAAGACTGGCCAAGTAGTGTTTCCCTAATATGCATCACAGTCATGGAATAATCTGCAAAACACCTTAAACTAAAaccatttatttccttttatgaTTGTAAAGCCATTGTTTTTCTTGTGCGGCCACTTCATGAACTCTTTTAATGTTCAGTTATATATTAATTATGCTCTGTGTCTAGTTGTGCCTGATCTCAATGGGATCtcctggttaaataaagataaatagcAACAATAAAAGCCTGTTTGAAGTTAAAAGTGAGAGAGTTTCATAGTCTGGGGATATGGACACCAAAGGCTTAGTCACCTTTGTTTTCCAACTGATGTTTTAAACACCTTTCAAAATCGATATAAAATGGGATTAGCAGCCCTTGCAGATAAACCTGTGCGGGATTGACGTGGTTATATCTGTTAAGCTCCAGGCGGTGGAATTGTGCACCACCAGGGGGGAAATAAACGCAAAAATAAAAGCGCCTCACCTTCTTCAAATCAGTTGTGGATGAAAAAGACTATAAGGTTTGTTTTAAGATGAAAGAGAGAAGGTGTCTCATGAAAGCAGATGTTGTGGGAGTGGACTGCTTCTGTATATTTGTGAAATATGACGGTGGGTGTTTCAACACCTGAGATCATCACAAATCCATACACAAGTTTTTAACGATTGCCTCATAAACCAAAATTATATTCTGCCGCCACACAAAGAAAGCTGAAAAAGGTGGCAGCATCAGCACAGAGCTCACCTGGCAGAGCTGTAAAAGACAGCTTGAGCCGTCCAACAATTCAGTGCAATCTTTTTGTGCCCAAGCACATGTTTTGGAGGAGATATAATCAAAAATATTTGGCATGCGAGTATTCTGTGCAATAAGACCAACACGCTGTCGCCTAGTTTGCATATCAACTGATCTCATAAGAAAATGAAAGAGCTGTTTTCATGCTGGTCAGGTTGGGCCTGAGGGCGTAAACATTCGTTTGAAAGTGATTCTTTTGGTTACAAGCTGCCGCCATCTAACAGGCTAATGTTATTAATGCTATGGAAAAATGCAGCAGGTATTATTCGATAAACACTCCACAAGCACGATTCTCCCCATGGTTCAATACGGAAAATATGATGAAATGTTTGTAAGTCTTGCTCAATTAACAACGATTATGCGGTAAACATCTGATACGGGAAAACATCTGATGAAGTTCAACAGGACATCTGGGTCAGCCGATTCCATCATTCTCATGCTTTTGTGGCCTGGATGACACTCATCCTTGCTTAGtaacactgttgccatggtcTTTACCGCAACCATCAGACCCCACAGTTAAATTCCGAAGCGTGATGAGAACTGAGAACCCTCAAAATgcaaaacaggaaggagatgtTCTCACCATGTGTCGGATTCTCCAGACTGCTCCCTACATTCCGAGGGAAATAGAAGTCAAATACGGCCACAAGTAAAACCCATGTAGGAGGTTAAAGATGACAATGTGCAATTCTAATGAGGTGACTTGATGACATAGCTCATTCATTTAATTAGACTCTTATTACCATGTTTGATCTGTGGGGGTCTTAATGTTCATAAGCATATGCTGGAGCTTTTTGAGCCCAGGTCAATAGCTTGTGATttgaagaataaaaaaagaaaagaatgcaGAATAATTAACTGTTGAAGTTTTAGATGGAGTTAGTTAAAACCGGCTGAAAAGACACCACTGAGGGAAATaccaaaatgaaaacagcaaaggCTTTaagctgtttttgtgttgtgatTAACCGGTAAATGTCAGAAACATCAAACAAGATTTACATCATTTCACAGAAACATAACTtaaacacaccttcacacaggtcatgatttatttattatgcCTTTGTGGAGATTATTCTGGATATATATTCACCATTACTACTTGTTTGATCAGATCTCATTAAGTTAAATGAATAAAGGAAATATGTTTCATTTAGGGCAAAGGTGGGCAATTACCTTTACCAGGGGGGCACATAAGCGACCAGGACTGTCAGAGGCTGCTCTGCACCATTTAATCACTTTAGAGAAAGTTTTAAATTGTGTAAAGCTGATCCCCTCTACAGGTAATGAATAGTGAAAATAAAATACTAAAACACAATCATTAATCACAAATaatgaaaccattttaaataaaagtgcatttttgcCAACCCAATTAAATATCTCCataaagtgctgctgctgtgctgcttgtTGATTTATTAGCTCACCAGACTTTTtcctcagtttttttttcttgtttagtGGCAGAATTCTATTTTCTTTAGAGCTTTTATTGCTACAGCCATTTATTCCGCTTTTTTGTGGGATATCGCGGAGCTGGTCTCGACTGCTGCATCCTTGCACGCAGAAAGCTTTTCTTTGCTTCGTCTGACACAATCCTGATCATGAAAGAGGCTCTAAAATGTAAACTGAGTGTAGATTTAACACAACTTAAATCAGAAAGATACTCATTTAAATGACGCTCATCTCACTTGATCTTTCACCCATACAGTTTAAAAGTTGCCCATGTTGCTCTGTACTTTAGACTAAACAACACCCTTAAAGTGGCTCGTCCCCATAATAAGATGATCAAACATGAGTTGAACAGTGTCTGTCTGATGGATTTGAGAGCTCAGActaaacaaccccccccccaggaggagggttttctttgttttttcaatgCCGATGTGCACATTCTGGACAGAGAGGCCAGATAGTGTCGAGAGAGGAGCCATCTCATACCAACACCACAAGCACCAGGCAGAGGTGGTAGAGCCGAGCAACTATTAGCGTCTTATACGTTCTGACTGTGTTTATAGCAGCTCTTTTATGACTCATGGTCATCATTCAGTGTAAATAAGAGACACTTTGGCCTCTGTAAGGTCTTAAAAAAACAGACCTCTTCCAAATTTATACTGTATAATACAATTAAATTTATCTCCAGGTGCTTTCCAGAAGCCCTGAGTCTgatccccaacaagcaacagtggcagaaaatatcccttttaacaggaagaaacgtTCAGCCAGCCAAAAAGCCCTGCTGGACCACGTCAAACCCACTACAAAGATGGACCCAGATgcagtttcctgctgcagctttaataaCCTGTGGAGCGGTTTACCCCAAGAAGGAGGGGATCTTTCGATCTCTGTGGCGTTCTTATAAATGATGCCTTCATCTTCTCTGATTTGCAGATATTTTGTTGATGGAATGAATCATGTACACattaattgtctttattttatttttttttgcatttgctCTTATGTTTTAGACTCATAGTGGCTGCAAATGACTATTCTTATTCTTATAGGATTAGTAGCGTTTGTAGTGCAGACTCGAATAGCCCAAATTAAACTGGTTCTATCTGGAGCTGCAAGTGTGTCTGTATTTTGCATAATGCAGATGCATTGTGTCGATATAGACAGAAAGCCAAAGTATACAAAGCACCATAAAGAGCAGCATTCTGTGTGCTTTGTCTAAAGTGGCTGCATGTGATGGAGCACAGCTTCACTCTGTGATGCATTTTACCGCAtgctgagcagctgctccaacaGCCCAGAACCACATGTTGATCTTCAGCCAAATGCACCAGTTCAGTccttttttgaaaaataaagtgcttattcatttttcttttctttccctttcctTTTCATTTAGGATTTGCTATCTAGTGACTTTAGAATAAACTGACTAATGTGTCTCAATGTTAAACTAACAAAATTTTAAGTTGCACCATTTTTATATCTACGCTTCTTAATTAAATGTCTAAAGAAAACAGATTATACATGTGCAAAATTTGTGTGCATAACTGCACACATCcaaatgcttttaaatgcatttaatttaaaaaaaaagaggtcagGACACAAGATTCTCTTACCTGTGCAGATGTTGAAAACAAGAAACAATGAGAATACCCAAGCCGCCAGTCTTCTGTTCAGCCTCTAATTATTaccttcctctccttttccactccttcctctcttttctccccaCTTATATAAgcgctcctgcagcttctcttgAAGCCTACACAGAGGAGAGATGCTGTCGCCACACTTGCCGCTGAGTGTGAGGGAGGGGAGACAAACGGGGCTCCCACATCAAGTAACTCCCTCAAATCCTTGCAAATTGCGCCCCCTCCCACCTATTCTCCCCTaatcttgttctctctctctctctctcgtacacacacacacacacatgcatttgtCACTGTGACTGGTGTGACTAATGCCCTCTCAGAGGAACCTCTCCTGACAGCAGCCATCAGTCCCCATTTGAATTAGCTTAAGTTTTGGGCTCTCCTCTGGGCAGTTTTTGACATCTCACTGCTAAAGGCTTCTCTGTACAGTATCCTTGGATGTGTGATGACAGTCCGACACTTGACCCCCGATATCGGCTCCCCGGGGTTCTGGCCCACAATTTCGCAGCAGACCGCTCAATAGCAGCCAAGTGAAACCATCTGACAAAAGAAGCCTAGCAAAGCCAGTAGAAAGGCTTGCGTATTGATCGCTATATCTTTCAGAAAAATTGCACATGGCTAGTCATGTATTGCTCTTGAATGAGGCAGAACATTTGACTGATTCgcagaacacagcagagcactttgaaaatgattttcAGACTGAGGACTTAGAGCTTCAGGACAAACATAAATACTGTGACAATGCAGTTTAGATGTTTGCATGGGCTCATAATTAAAAGAATATTAGGAGCCTTAAATTATTTTCTCAATTATTTATTGCCTTTATCACTGTAATGTAATTTGAGACTCTGAACTGAACCCAAAAGTGACCTAATAATAGACGACGCTcgaaatatgataattatgtcgaAGATAGTAACTGGAaatacagaattagtgacaataagctttttcaaagatgaaggttttaagtctaatcttaaaagtagagatggagtcagcctcccgtatctggacagggagctggttgcacagcaggggggcctggtggcTAAATGTTCAGCCCACCATTCTACTTTTAGAAACTCTGTGGatcacaagtaaaccagcattctgagagtctattgggatgataaggtgtcacctccaggtaggatggaggttagcctctgaggaccttataggtcagaagcagaattttaaaaatgattctaaatttaacgggcagccaatgaagagacgccagtacaggagtgatgtgatctcttttgtcaatacctgtcagaactctggctgcagcattttggatcagctggaggcttcttatcaatcaatcaatcaatcaatcaatcaatcaatcaatcaatcaatcaatcaatcaatcaatcaatcaatcaatcaatcaatcaatcaatcaatctttatttatgtagcatcttttacaatcaaaattgtttctaggcactttccagaatcccagggcctgaccccagacaagcaacagtggcaaggaaaaactcccctttaacaggaagaaaccttgagcaggaccaggctcatgtggggagaccctcctgctgatgggggtgctgggtagagagaggagaggggggaggacaggtagaggagaggagaggagaggagaggagaggagaggagagagaggagaggagagaggagaggagaggaggggagttgTTTGagcttattgtcagtaattctgtagttgcagttaatATCatagacataattatcatattttgAGGGTCGTCTATTACACTATTATACTAAGTTAATATCTGtcatgctgttataggccgaagCTGCCGGGGCTCAGAAAcatgacaggcctctgtcactctgctgggtcatggctgcctctcctctcctctcctctcctctcctctcctctcctctcctctcctctcctctcctctcctctcctctcctctctgagtagatcattgatgatgttatttcttgtgtagtttctctgct encodes:
- the si:dkey-202l22.3 gene encoding 7 transmembrane receptor domain-containing protein, which gives rise to MDIVGENFTLTSNTTEEMGLEKLEHLKTQGVNRSDPLDTFVGMELLLRFKSVFLPLYCLIVVVAGVGNSFLLVCILAEKKLHNATNFFIGNLAAGDLLMCLSCVPLTVSYAFDSHGWAFGKTMCHMVPLLQCATVFASVLSLTAIAVDRYVVVAHPVRKRITAWGCGTVALGIWLLSLALAAPPSFYTVYVDLRPSGIDLVVCEEFWPKNSNLRLLYSCFILIASYMVPLLSASISYCAITISLKRYSVPGEPSRNQQQWSQKRKRTFSLLVASVLAFALCWLPLQVLNLLLDLDPDFHMIGKRYINVLQVCCHLVAMSSACYNPFIYASLHSKVRIHLKGYFCPIYRRAVVDRASSRS